From Rutidosis leptorrhynchoides isolate AG116_Rl617_1_P2 chromosome 3, CSIRO_AGI_Rlap_v1, whole genome shotgun sequence, a single genomic window includes:
- the LOC139899379 gene encoding monothiol glutaredoxin-S6-like produces MAMVRALVNERSVVIFSKSSCCMSHTIKTLISSFGANPTIYNLDELQMGQQIEKELKSLGCKPSIPTVFIGQELIGGANEIMTLHLKGQLVRLLLRANAIWI; encoded by the coding sequence ATGGCCATGGTTAGAGCATTGGTAAACGAAAGATCGGTGGTTATATTCAGCAAAAGCTCTTGCTGTATGAGCCACACGATTAAGACATTGATAAGCAGTTTTGGAGCAAATCCAACTATTTATAACCTAGATGAGCTTCAAATGGGGCAGCAAATAGAGAAGGAACTTAAGTCATTAGGATGTAAACCGAGCATACCAACCGTGTTCATTGGGCAAGAGCTGATTGGTGGGGCTAATGAGATAATGACTCTTCATCTAAAGGGTCAGCTGGTTCGATTGCTACTAAGGGCTAATGCTATATGGATTTAA
- the LOC139902630 gene encoding F-box/LRR-repeat protein 12-like, with the protein MVAGSSLRRPCNRQQVQLDYDSWYYVFQKLNSTTDKTCFGLTCTSFRDIQNSSCKCLKIRCSDENSIVDSYIIDKLLKRHKKLEKLTVGCRIFYCPHITDSCLNPLLKYGSTLRSLYLDQCGFITETGFSLVASGCPLLSVISLSFTHVTDGGLEILSKSCKFLDEVNLNYCIKITDNGVFFLNQNCRQLRALRISCCNRIHGVGFGVLSPSLSCLEAYNLDLDASMDVSNIVSGGGLEYLSIGTHFPTNIVLEPIGLGGFGSKLKYLNITCSGADDDVIVKISRGCPLLQEWNLTGCNSIGIAGWESIGLYCQNLKTLHVGYCKKLCERGLISIALGCKRLSILVIEKGSQNQPDAVDFFRLLREDVKIVTQVTWVQAPI; encoded by the coding sequence ATGGTTGCAGGTTCAAGTCTCCGGCGGCCTTGTAATAGACAACAAGTTCAACTTGATTATGACAGTTGGTACTATGTGTTTCAAAAACTGAACTCAACTACTGATAAAACATGTTTCGGTCTAACCTGTACTAGTTTTCGTGATATACAAAATTCGAGTTGTAAATGCTTGAAAATCCGATGCTCGGATGAAAATTCTATCGTTGATTCCTATATCATTGATAAACTGCTTAAACGGCATAAAAAATTAGAGAAATTAACTGTTGGCTGTCGGATATTTTATTGCCCACATATCACTGATTCATGTTTAAACCCGTTGCTAAAATACGGGTCTACATTGCGCTCTCTTTATCTTGATCAGTGTGGTTTTATCACCGAAACGGGATTTTCATTGGTTGCTTCTGGTTGTCCGTTGTTGTCTGTTATCAGTCTTAGTTTTACACATGTTACTGATGGTGGATTGGAAATATTATCAAAATCATGCAAATTTTTAGATGAGGTGAATCTCAATTATTGCATTAAGATTACCGACAATGGAGTTTTTTTTCTCAACCAAAACTGTCGTCAACTAAGAGCACTGAGAATAAGTTGTTGTAATAGAATCCATGGCGTAGGCTTTGGAGTGTTGTCTCCAAGTCTTTCTTGTTTAGAAGCTTATAATCTTGACTTGGATGCTTCTATGGATGTTAGTAATATTGTAAGTGGAGGTGGTCTCGAGTATCTAAGTATTGGTACTCATTTTCCTACTAATATTGTGTTGGAACCTATTGGTTTAGGAGGATTTGGTTCAAAACTTAAATATCTTAACATTACTTGCTCTGGAGCTGATGATGATGTTATAGTTAAAATCTCAAGAGGTTGTCCTTTGTTACAAGAGTGGAACTTAACAGGATGTAACAGTATTGGGATTGCTGGTTGGGAGTCAATTGGATTATATTGTCAAAATTTGAAGACACTTCATGTCGGTTATTGTAAGAAACTTTGTGAAAGAGGATTGATATCTATAGCTCTTGGCTGCAAACGCCTGTCTATATTAGTCATTGAGAAAGGAAGCCAGAACCAACCAGACGCAGTCGATTTTTTTAGATTACTGAGAGAGGATGTCAAGATCGTAACTCAAGTAACATGGGTTCAGGCCCCAATATAG